Within Lolium rigidum isolate FL_2022 chromosome 5, APGP_CSIRO_Lrig_0.1, whole genome shotgun sequence, the genomic segment GTTTGAACCATTCCAACTCGTTGGGACCTAAATCTTCTTACAGTTTCAACAAcatcataagagcttctgtcTCCAAGGAGAATCCTCTCAATTGAACTATGGACGGTGACATAAGCACCAGTTCTCCCGATTCCTGCACTGCAGAAATAGACCAAAATAGTGTTAACAGAACGCAAAATGTGCAAAGGCTAGCGTAGCATCAAGCTGAAACAAACCTGCAATGTACAACTATAGGATGTTCTTTCGGAATGTCATGCAACCGTTTTCGGATTTGTCTGACAGCATCAGTGTTGGCTGGCACTCCATGATCGGGCCAATCAGGATATTCTATATGGCGTACAGAATGAACTTTGCCTGACTACACCATGGAAGCCAGCAATCAGAAGATCTTTAACTATACAATGATTCTAGATATGctggcagaaaacaagcaattttTATCATCTTAAATGTCAACACAGCATAACTGAATACCATGACAGCACCCTCCTTGAGAAAAACTTAATATAAGCTTGAATGTTTGTCCCCAGGCCCAACCACAAAATCAGCTAAATAAGGTGGTGGCATGGCATAATGATATAAAACGTCAGGCATGTGTTTTTTAGATGtccttttttaaaattttatggcgGGAACAAAATATAGAGAAAGTTATAAGTGGCATGTCATGTTGACATGATCACTATGCTAACAGTAAATATGAACTGAACATGCTGATGCGCTATATTTTAAAGAATAAGTCTCCAGAACAACCTTAAATAGTAAAAGGCCCCAATAAGTACAAATGTATGGAGGACTAATAAAGTTCCAAAGCATGCTAAATTCGATAATCTAAATTTTTTTAAATACTTGATGGAAGTGAATTTAGTATGACAGTACCATTGACATAAAAGCTATCTATATATCAAAAAATGTACGATGTGATGGTAACCACACCATGGTTTACAGTTGATACTGATTAGAAGCATTTAGCAAATAAATTATTACAGATAAATCTGCCACAGAGATGAGATGTACATCACATTGCAGACATCTACATATCGGTTTCCTAGAATAAAATGAATATAGTTTCGCAGCATTACATGCCTTGTATTTCGCATGGTCTGGGTACGAGATATGATTTATAAAGAACTCAATTATTGTTGAAACAAATCAATTTCAGGTCTATGTAGAAATCATAGCACATTAACAGGAAATGGTTGCCTTGTTTCATTCTCATGCTGACAAGATTAACTTTTATCACACCTTACCAAACTGAGATCTCTGTCGCTACAGGTATTTACTATCCAGTAAGTTCAATCATTTAAATCCTCAGAGAACAACAGAAAGACGAATTCATCGGTAGTAAgatctcatggcacatgtcatcAATATTTCATATAACAAAACACAGTGCTCATAGTCAGACAGAGTTTTTTTTAAGGCATGCCAAGTTTCTAAGTAAAATTTGTGCCCTGTCATGAGGACTAAACAAACAGGAGAAACCTATAAAAAAGGAACTGACATCCATGAACAAGAAAATTATTCATCATCAAAACTTCATTACAATGTAGAACATAAAAAAATCCTTAAGAGAAACAATGAAACAAAGCATACATGGATGCCTTGACAAAAAAATACCTCATTGCACCGCACCTCCACATCACGCAACCATAATTGGTGGTTATCTCTTTTGGTCTTCCCAATCTTAACATTATATTTTCCATATGTACCTTCTCGATTTTCCAAGGGAAGATACTTATCACACTGCACTATTTATAATGTTAATATCTGAGGAATTGATGCTTCAAAGTTAATCTATATTACAGAAAAGCCAATTTATCTGCATGTCAGGTTGTCTATGAGTTCTGCATGCATATAGTTGGAAGAAAGACATCATTTCCTATTGTTTTCAAAATGCAATCACTAAGGAAAAGTTAACATGATGGATTCCAAAGTATATTACATTCATCAGGaaaataatctaaaatatgcataAAGAGAACGCTAAGAACTTCCGATATCTCCTTAAGAATTCAGTCAAAAAGGGTGTACTGGTTACTTACAAGCCAACTAGCTTTCCTTTTTATTTGCAAAGCATTATGCGGACATTTTCTAGCGCACTCGTGAGTATTTGAATCCTCCCATACCTGAATGAACattcttacaaaaaaaaaattgtattaTAGGACGGAGGGACTATTAGTTTTCTCTGTATGGACTATACGTTAGCAATATTTGTTTCAGAACACAGTTTTCTAACTTTCACATCTCGTGTGGCTAGTCTGTGCTTAAGTTCTCACATTGTTACTAGTAAGGTTGCTGCTCGGCTTATCATATTGTTCTGCCGCCCTGGTTCATATAACTATATAAGTATGCACGATTACGCATTCAATTGTACCAGCATGAATGGATCTCATTTGAACCTCAGATGAGATCCAACGTAAAGCAGATTGATTGGTAGCAGGCACCTTAATTCTGTCGAAATGTGTGAGCATAACAATCACAGGACATTGATTTTCATAAACCATTTGCCAGAAGTCCCCGAAAGTCTTGACTAGTGGCCCTTGAGTGGAAATAAATGTTGAAACTCTGTTGTCCTCAGTAGCCTGCAAGTTTTAAACCCCGTTTTAAGGTGCTATCAACTATCCAAAACAAAGGTGAGAAAGCCAAAAGAACAGCATACAATAGTACAATACAAATTTGACCTTTATAAAGCTTGCATTGATGTAATCATTGCCTGAAAATTGACTTGTAGTTGACGATTTTAGCTGTACCCTGGTATCGTCAACTGAAGACAAGAAAGGAGAAAAATCTGATGAAATCCATAATGCAACAAGGACAGCTTGCTTGGTTTGCACTATCAATAATTACCATAAATCCATAAGTAAAAATACAGGAGGAAAGTCTCACATGGTAAGACATCAGTATAACGGTTTTTCTCCATATTAGTAGCATGGCGAGCTACGTTAGACGTTTTCATCAGCTCTGGATGCATTGTTCTCATGCCCTGAAAATGTCACCATCAAATATTAAATACAAATACTACGAAGTATTACTTTCACGGTAGCTAAAATAGTTGAATAGCACGAACTGCATGCAAAAAAATTCCAAGATGTAAAGATTTGAGAAGATATCTGCTTGAAACCAGGACAAACAATCATTAGATAGAAATGAACTGGCATGGAAGCAAAACGTTGCTTTAGAATTCTAAATTTGTTCAACCACAATATTCCCCACTGCAGTTTATAAAGCCAAAGAAGAAGCTAAAAATTTATTGGAACAATGGGACATTGGTAGAACAATACAAGTTCTCTAATAAAGCAATATACTTGTATGCAGTGATGAGGTCAAAAATATATATGTAATAGATGAGTGAGAGAGCGATTGAATATTCAAAATGTAGAGATGGTAATGAACTTAGAGGAAATGTAACTTCTACAAATAGCACTCAAGCCTGATAGGAGAAAGCATCTACAGCTACTCAAGTACGCACATCCCCAACCACGCAAATCTTGTATCATAGTGATGTTAACCAAGTAAAAATATGATAGGAGGAACGATCTGTAGCTCCTCAAGTCGATCAGTAACTGAAGCCGCAACACCTCTCGCAAAGGACGCGGAGTGGGAAACCGCATCTCCACTCATTTCAATATTTATGGCATAtcaatgctgtggcacaagctccaTCGCCGTCAACAAAGGATGTATTTCAGAATGTGGTTTATTATGATAATCCAGCTTATCCAACCAGCATTAGCCTATTTTACTGTTTGGATAACCTGGTTTTCCTACTTCCATAGCTCTATTTCTGCAGCAGATTACAGAATAAGTTCAGCAACCTCAAACTGAGTCATAGAAGTGATCTAGGGTCAGTGCATCAATAGGAAACTATTATATGAATCGTGTAAGGAAAAGGCACATCCAGAGCCCAACGTATTTTCATTTGCACATCTATTGGTTCGATTACAATTCGAATATTGGGTTATTTAACTGCAAAATTACACTGACTAGCACGAAAAGGCCATGTAGTTCATGACAAGCACCAAAGTCATGTATAGTTTGCCAAGAAAGTGAGCCATGACTAGAAAAATCAGCACCAAACACATAATACAGGCTCCAGGTGAAAGACTCCAATAATAACCACAGAAGTCAACAGGTATGTACTCGAGGTACACGAACTTGGCGAGTGGATTCAATTATAGTCCATACAGTTGTAGAATGCAATGGAATACCTACGAATTGTCATGCGTTATTCATTTTGGTCCAAACCTAGCCAGCACATGCTAATTGTGACGAGACCTGGTGTGTTACTCTGGCAAATCAGTCACCTCCATGCTAAATTGACATACTTATGGACATATGATGCGTTTATCTGATGCAATAAACATTTCAGAATTATCACAGATGGATCGGTTAACTGCCAAAAAAACACAATCGTACCTGGAGGGTTTGGAACTCGTCGGACAAGACATCCAGCTGTTTGCTCCTCGGCTCGAAATGCGCGAGCGCCTCCTTGCATAGCCTGACCTGCTCTTGCGTCAGCACCGGCGGCGGAGGATCGGCCTCCAAGTCGAACGCAGCCCCGGGGACCGGGCCCGTGGAGCACTGCGCCTCCGCCTGCGGACGGCGGAAGCCGGATCCGGCGAGGCGGGAGACGGCCCTCAGCCTATCgcggaggctgccgccgccgctgcgggaGCTCATCGCGTTCCCGGTGTCCGCGAAAGTGGGCTCACGGCGGCGCTTGGAGAAGGACGCGATCGCGGAGACGGGGACTGGTCGGGCTCGTCGCCGTGAAGTGGAGGAAAAGACAATCTGATGGTGGTTTGCGCTGAACTGTGTCCTCGAAATTTAAGGGGCTCTCTGATTTGAGGTTTCTTAATGAAAAATTGAAGAATAGGAATCCTTGGAATTTTTCACTGTTAAATTATACGGAGTATGATTCTTATGATTGAATGAATAATGTAAGATTTTTTCCAGGTGATTTTTTTTGCACTAGATTTCGTTGTTCTTTTTACAAGGCAAACAAACAAATCAAAATCATGTACTATTCAAACGGCACAACATTAATTCTACATTTTTTTTCCTATTCATGTGCTTAGGAATCAGCAAATCAAATACCTATGGAAAGTTTCT encodes:
- the LOC124655896 gene encoding protein-tyrosine-phosphatase PTP1-like, which gives rise to MDPAPVFVRIVTHSYASTSPTVFGSVGYHQSVCCLLGLLKDLLLLILLLIWMLGGTQFIFANSRFNLLMDEGNKESNLTYGYRFLKEDIQRSEMEQFSANHHQIVFSSTSRRRARPVPVSAIASFSKRRREPTFADTGNAMSSRSGGGSLRDRLRAVSRLAGSGFRRPQAEAQCSTGPVPGAAFDLEADPPPPVLTQEQVRLCKEALAHFEPRSKQLDVLSDEFQTLQGMRTMHPELMKTSNVARHATNMEKNRYTDVLPFDDTRVQLKSSTTSQFSGNDYINASFIKATEDNRVSTFISTQGPLVKTFGDFWQMVYENQCPVIVMLTHFDRIKCDKYLPLENREGTYGKYNVKIGKTKRDNHQLWLRDVEVRCNESGKVHSVRHIEYPDWPDHGVPANTDAVRQIRKRLHDIPKEHPIVVHCSAGIGRTGAYVTVHSSIERILLGDRSSYDVVETVRRFRSQRVGMVQTEQQYVFCYRAIADELKDLLKSNH